The Clostridium beijerinckii genomic sequence AGATAATCTTGATTCAGTGGATACATCGAAAGCAGATTCATCAATTCCGGCTCCTAGTAGTGGGATGAGTTGCTGTACAGGAACTTCAGCAAGTAATACTCCTCAAGCTCCAAGTATATATGGTAATGATTTGAGTAAAGTTTCTACTGATAGGTTGATTAAAAAAGCTAATATTTCAGGAGACACCCAAAATCTAAGTATAAAGGGAACTGGTTATGAATTTGAACCACTTGTAGCAGTTCTACAAAAAGGCATAAAGACTAAACTTTCTGTAGATCTTAATTCCTTTGATAAGGCTGATGGAGTTTTCATAATATATAATGCAGATAGTGGAGACGAGGTAACTACTTTTACAGGTAGAAAAGATGTAGTAAATGTGGAATTTAATATAGACAAGAGTGGAACATACGTAATTGTTAAAGACAATGTAGTTGCAATGGGAATAGAAGTTACAGATTCATTAAAAACTGTAAATTTAGATGAAGTTCGTAAGAAACTTATAAATGAATAAAGAATAAATGAGAATTAGGGCTGGTATATATCAAATTAATGTATATCAGTCTTTTTTTGGTTAATTAGGATATACATTGAAGATATTTATTATAAGCAGATAATATATGTTGCAATTCACAGTGCACATTTCGCAATTACATCTAAAATTCTTGCAATATTTTTAGAATTATGATGAAGAATTGTTTTTGCAATATATATATAATAAAAAATAAAGAATTTCACAAAATCGACACAATTATGATGTATTATTATTTAACAATTAGGTAAATGAAGTTTATAAAAGGTATTATTGTTCATAATTAAAGATATAAGTAAGTAACTATGATTTAAGGAGGTTTTTTATGAGAAGTAAGTTAGCTAAATTTATAATAATTGCAGCTTCAATATTTACATTAGTTTCTATTTCAGATTACTTACCTAGAAATAATGGCATGAATAGTACGAGTAATAGTGTAAGCAATTTTGTAAAATCACTAAGAAGCGGTGATTTAGATAGCCTTCTAAGTAGTGTGAAAGATATAATAAGTGTTGATAAAAATAATAATAATAATAAATATAACTTAGTGTCACCAAAAGATCTAGAACAATACATTTTAGATGGAATTGGTGATATAAAAGGGATTAAAATAATCAATGAGCCTAAAATTATAAAAATAATAAAACCGATACAGAAGACTCCGGTAAAAAGTGATTTTAGATTAGGAGAGATAAATGAAAATACTAATAAAGCTGTAAATGATCCTGGATATAAGTATGAGTGGTATATAAGCTATACAGAGGCGGATAAAGCATGGCCTCTAATAAAACAAAAAAGAGAAATTAATGTAGCGGTTTTAGATACAGGAGTAGATTACACACATCCAGATTTAAAAAATAGAGTATTAAAGAGCAAGGGGTATAATTTTGTAGATAATAATTCTGATACTATGGATGACAATGGTCATGGTACTCATGTATCAGGAATAATAGCTGCAAATGCTAATGACAATATTGGTATAGCAGGAATTGATGGGACATTAGATGTAAAAATAATTCCGATAAAAGTATTAGATAGCAATGGGGAAGGGGATATAAATGATATAGTTAAGGGTATTAAATATGCTGCAGACAACGGAGCTGATATAATCAATTTGAGTTTTGGAGCTAATGAGAAGAGTAAATTAATTGCAGAAGCAATAAGTTATGCTAAGAGTAAAGGAGTATTTGTTGTAGCTGCGGCTGGTAATGATAATGAAGATAGTGATAATATAAGTCCAGCTGGAGACGGAGCTTTTACAGTAGCTGCAATGAGTTATAATTATAAAAAGGCCTCGTTTTCTGATTATGGTAATTGTATAAAAGTTTCAGCGCCAGGAGTGGAAATATTAAGCACAGTTCCAGGTGGTTACGAAGCATGGGATGGAACAAGTATGGCAGCACCAGTAGCAACAGGAATAGCAGCTATGGTTAAAGCAGAAGATCCTAATTTATCTCCAAGTCAGATTGAAGATGTTTTAGATAGTACTGCAAAGGATATT encodes the following:
- a CDS encoding S8 family peptidase: MRSKLAKFIIIAASIFTLVSISDYLPRNNGMNSTSNSVSNFVKSLRSGDLDSLLSSVKDIISVDKNNNNNKYNLVSPKDLEQYILDGIGDIKGIKIINEPKIIKIIKPIQKTPVKSDFRLGEINENTNKAVNDPGYKYEWYISYTEADKAWPLIKQKREINVAVLDTGVDYTHPDLKNRVLKSKGYNFVDNNSDTMDDNGHGTHVSGIIAANANDNIGIAGIDGTLDVKIIPIKVLDSNGEGDINDIVKGIKYAADNGADIINLSFGANEKSKLIAEAISYAKSKGVFVVAAAGNDNEDSDNISPAGDGAFTVAAMSYNYKKASFSDYGNCIKVSAPGVEILSTVPGGYEAWDGTSMAAPVATGIAAMVKAEDPNLSPSQIEDVLDSTAKDIMSKGKDKQSGYGLIDAYNAIKKVKQLEK